Proteins from a genomic interval of Danio rerio strain Tuebingen ecotype United States chromosome 4, GRCz12tu, whole genome shotgun sequence:
- the tfec gene encoding transcription factor EC (The RefSeq protein has 1 substitution compared to this genomic sequence) produces the protein MPHLTDCSFYKMRDGARVANVQSHLENSKYHLNQTQAQQVKQYLALGSKLASQAHPVAHPLPGQALGTVPVMRNGHMPPVSDSSTPGSPVTLLTLANNHDSEFPMDEVIDDLIGLENGFKDGSLDCMEPGIIMQNNVSLNSSMLEVYGADQEHDTRVLAKERQKKDNHNLIERRRRYNINYRIKELGTLIPKSNDPDMRWNKGTILKASVEYIKWLQKEQQHARDLESRQKKLEQANRRLQLRIQELEIQAHAHGLPSMTASMGTVELSSHLLKQQHHQTQATAASQSAQAPQSTQPPIYPQEGVSSPEYTQRTSLPSIVGEQSDGSNNFSDPLSHFTYFFCSTLKEEHQRLDEILMDDPLSPFGTDPLLSAGSPTAASKESSRRSSFSSEETDDL, from the exons ATGCCACATTTAACCGACTGTAGTTTCTACAAGATGAGAGACGGCGCTCGGGTTGCCAAC GTTCAAAGTCATCTGGAGAactccaagtaccacctcaacCAGACGCAGGCACAGCAGGTCAAACAGTACCTCGCTTTGGGCAGCAAACTCGCTAGCCAAGCTCACCCTGTTGCCCATCCACTCCCAGGACAGGCCCTGGGCACGGTGCCCGTCATGCGCAATGGACACATGCCACCCGTGAGCGACAGCAGCACGCCAGGAAGCCCGGTTACCCTGCTAACACTAGCCAACAATCACGACAGTGAG TTTCCGATGGATGAAGTTATTGACGATCTTATTGGCCTTGAAAACGGTTTTAAGGATGGGAGCTTGGATTGCATGGAGCCAGGCATCATAATGCAAAATAAT GTGTCCCTGAACAGCAGCATGCTGGAGGTGTACGGTGCTGATCAAG AACATGACACCAGGGTCCTGGccaaagaaagacagaaaaaagacAACCATAATCTAA TTGAAAGACGGCGGCGATACAACATCAACTACAGGATCAAGGAGCTGGGAACACTGATACCCAAATCCAATGACCC TGATATGCGCTGGAACAAAGGGACGATCCTCAAGGCCTCGGTGGAATACATTAAGTGGCTGCAGAAAGAGCAGCAACACGCTCGTGATCTGGAGAGCCGACAGAAGAAACTGGAGCAGGCCAACAGAAGACTGCAGCTACGGATCCAG GAGCTGGAGATCCAGGCTCATGCTCATGGTTTGCCCAGTATGACTGCATCCATGGGCACAGTCGAACTGTCATCTCACCTCCTAAAACAACAGCATCACCAAACCCAAGCCACAGCGGCATCTCAAAGCGCCCAGGCCCCACAGAGCACCCAGCCACCTATTTACCCACAAGAGGGAGTAAGCAGCCCAGAATACACCCAACGGACTTCCTTACCAAGCATAGTTGGAGAGCAGTCCGACGGCTCCAACAACTTCTCTGACCCGCTCTCCCACTTCACCGACTTCTTCTGCAGCACCCTCAAGGAGGAGCACCAGCGGCTGGATGAGATTCTAATGGACGACCCGCTCTCGCCGTTCGGGACAGACCCGCTGCTGTCAGCCGGGTCGCCCACTGCCGCCTCTAAAGAAAGCAGCCGAAGGAGCAGCTTCAGCTCAGAGGAAACAGACGATCTCTGA
- the tfec gene encoding transcription factor EC isoform X3: protein MLEYNWYGQVQSHLENSKYHLNQTQAQQVKQYLALGSKLASQAHPVAHPLPGQALGTVPVMRNGHMPPVSDSSTPGSPVTLLTLANNHDSEFPMDEVIDDLIGLENGFKDGSLDCMEPGIIMQNNVSLNSSMLEVYGADQEHDTRVLAKERQKKDNHNLIERRRRYNINYRIKELGTLIPKSNDPDMRWNKGTILKASVEYIKWLQKEQQHARDLESRQKKLEQANRRLQLRIQELEIQAHAHGLPSMTASMGTVELSSHLLKQQHHQTQATAASQSAQAPQSTQPPIYPQEGVSSPEYTQRTSLPSIVGEQSDGSNNFSDPLSHFTDFFCSTLKEEHQRLDEILMDDPLSPFGTDPLLSAGSPTAASKESSRRSSFSSEETDDL, encoded by the exons GTTCAAAGTCATCTGGAGAactccaagtaccacctcaacCAGACGCAGGCACAGCAGGTCAAACAGTACCTCGCTTTGGGCAGCAAACTCGCTAGCCAAGCTCACCCTGTTGCCCATCCACTCCCAGGACAGGCCCTGGGCACGGTGCCCGTCATGCGCAATGGACACATGCCACCCGTGAGCGACAGCAGCACGCCAGGAAGCCCGGTTACCCTGCTAACACTAGCCAACAATCACGACAGTGAG TTTCCGATGGATGAAGTTATTGACGATCTTATTGGCCTTGAAAACGGTTTTAAGGATGGGAGCTTGGATTGCATGGAGCCAGGCATCATAATGCAAAATAAT GTGTCCCTGAACAGCAGCATGCTGGAGGTGTACGGTGCTGATCAAG AACATGACACCAGGGTCCTGGccaaagaaagacagaaaaaagacAACCATAATCTAA TTGAAAGACGGCGGCGATACAACATCAACTACAGGATCAAGGAGCTGGGAACACTGATACCCAAATCCAATGACCC TGATATGCGCTGGAACAAAGGGACGATCCTCAAGGCCTCGGTGGAATACATTAAGTGGCTGCAGAAAGAGCAGCAACACGCTCGTGATCTGGAGAGCCGACAGAAGAAACTGGAGCAGGCCAACAGAAGACTGCAGCTACGGATCCAG GAGCTGGAGATCCAGGCTCATGCTCATGGTTTGCCCAGTATGACTGCATCCATGGGCACAGTCGAACTGTCATCTCACCTCCTAAAACAACAGCATCACCAAACCCAAGCCACAGCGGCATCTCAAAGCGCCCAGGCCCCACAGAGCACCCAGCCACCTATTTACCCACAAGAGGGAGTAAGCAGCCCAGAATACACCCAACGGACTTCCTTACCAAGCATAGTTGGAGAGCAGTCCGACGGCTCCAACAACTTCTCTGACCCGCTCTCCCACTTCACCGACTTCTTCTGCAGCACCCTCAAGGAGGAGCACCAGCGGCTGGATGAGATTCTAATGGACGACCCGCTCTCGCCGTTCGGGACAGACCCGCTGCTGTCAGCCGGGTCGCCCACTGCCGCCTCTAAAGAAAGCAGCCGAAGGAGCAGCTTCAGCTCAGAGGAAACAGACGATCTCTGA
- the tfec gene encoding transcription factor EC isoform X2, with amino-acid sequence MSRCCVVKVISLTEIQLLPVQSHLENSKYHLNQTQAQQVKQYLALGSKLASQAHPVAHPLPGQALGTVPVMRNGHMPPVSDSSTPGSPVTLLTLANNHDSEFPMDEVIDDLIGLENGFKDGSLDCMEPGIIMQNNVSLNSSMLEVYGADQEHDTRVLAKERQKKDNHNLIERRRRYNINYRIKELGTLIPKSNDPDMRWNKGTILKASVEYIKWLQKEQQHARDLESRQKKLEQANRRLQLRIQELEIQAHAHGLPSMTASMGTVELSSHLLKQQHHQTQATAASQSAQAPQSTQPPIYPQEGVSSPEYTQRTSLPSIVGEQSDGSNNFSDPLSHFTDFFCSTLKEEHQRLDEILMDDPLSPFGTDPLLSAGSPTAASKESSRRSSFSSEETDDL; translated from the exons GTTCAAAGTCATCTGGAGAactccaagtaccacctcaacCAGACGCAGGCACAGCAGGTCAAACAGTACCTCGCTTTGGGCAGCAAACTCGCTAGCCAAGCTCACCCTGTTGCCCATCCACTCCCAGGACAGGCCCTGGGCACGGTGCCCGTCATGCGCAATGGACACATGCCACCCGTGAGCGACAGCAGCACGCCAGGAAGCCCGGTTACCCTGCTAACACTAGCCAACAATCACGACAGTGAG TTTCCGATGGATGAAGTTATTGACGATCTTATTGGCCTTGAAAACGGTTTTAAGGATGGGAGCTTGGATTGCATGGAGCCAGGCATCATAATGCAAAATAAT GTGTCCCTGAACAGCAGCATGCTGGAGGTGTACGGTGCTGATCAAG AACATGACACCAGGGTCCTGGccaaagaaagacagaaaaaagacAACCATAATCTAA TTGAAAGACGGCGGCGATACAACATCAACTACAGGATCAAGGAGCTGGGAACACTGATACCCAAATCCAATGACCC TGATATGCGCTGGAACAAAGGGACGATCCTCAAGGCCTCGGTGGAATACATTAAGTGGCTGCAGAAAGAGCAGCAACACGCTCGTGATCTGGAGAGCCGACAGAAGAAACTGGAGCAGGCCAACAGAAGACTGCAGCTACGGATCCAG GAGCTGGAGATCCAGGCTCATGCTCATGGTTTGCCCAGTATGACTGCATCCATGGGCACAGTCGAACTGTCATCTCACCTCCTAAAACAACAGCATCACCAAACCCAAGCCACAGCGGCATCTCAAAGCGCCCAGGCCCCACAGAGCACCCAGCCACCTATTTACCCACAAGAGGGAGTAAGCAGCCCAGAATACACCCAACGGACTTCCTTACCAAGCATAGTTGGAGAGCAGTCCGACGGCTCCAACAACTTCTCTGACCCGCTCTCCCACTTCACCGACTTCTTCTGCAGCACCCTCAAGGAGGAGCACCAGCGGCTGGATGAGATTCTAATGGACGACCCGCTCTCGCCGTTCGGGACAGACCCGCTGCTGTCAGCCGGGTCGCCCACTGCCGCCTCTAAAGAAAGCAGCCGAAGGAGCAGCTTCAGCTCAGAGGAAACAGACGATCTCTGA
- the tfec gene encoding transcription factor EC isoform X4 — protein sequence MRNGHMPPVSDSSTPGSPVTLLTLANNHDSEFPMDEVIDDLIGLENGFKDGSLDCMEPGIIMQNNVSLNSSMLEVYGADQEHDTRVLAKERQKKDNHNLIERRRRYNINYRIKELGTLIPKSNDPDMRWNKGTILKASVEYIKWLQKEQQHARDLESRQKKLEQANRRLQLRIQELEIQAHAHGLPSMTASMGTVELSSHLLKQQHHQTQATAASQSAQAPQSTQPPIYPQEGVSSPEYTQRTSLPSIVGEQSDGSNNFSDPLSHFTDFFCSTLKEEHQRLDEILMDDPLSPFGTDPLLSAGSPTAASKESSRRSSFSSEETDDL from the exons ATGCGCAATGGACACATGCCACCCGTGAGCGACAGCAGCACGCCAGGAAGCCCGGTTACCCTGCTAACACTAGCCAACAATCACGACAGTGAG TTTCCGATGGATGAAGTTATTGACGATCTTATTGGCCTTGAAAACGGTTTTAAGGATGGGAGCTTGGATTGCATGGAGCCAGGCATCATAATGCAAAATAAT GTGTCCCTGAACAGCAGCATGCTGGAGGTGTACGGTGCTGATCAAG AACATGACACCAGGGTCCTGGccaaagaaagacagaaaaaagacAACCATAATCTAA TTGAAAGACGGCGGCGATACAACATCAACTACAGGATCAAGGAGCTGGGAACACTGATACCCAAATCCAATGACCC TGATATGCGCTGGAACAAAGGGACGATCCTCAAGGCCTCGGTGGAATACATTAAGTGGCTGCAGAAAGAGCAGCAACACGCTCGTGATCTGGAGAGCCGACAGAAGAAACTGGAGCAGGCCAACAGAAGACTGCAGCTACGGATCCAG GAGCTGGAGATCCAGGCTCATGCTCATGGTTTGCCCAGTATGACTGCATCCATGGGCACAGTCGAACTGTCATCTCACCTCCTAAAACAACAGCATCACCAAACCCAAGCCACAGCGGCATCTCAAAGCGCCCAGGCCCCACAGAGCACCCAGCCACCTATTTACCCACAAGAGGGAGTAAGCAGCCCAGAATACACCCAACGGACTTCCTTACCAAGCATAGTTGGAGAGCAGTCCGACGGCTCCAACAACTTCTCTGACCCGCTCTCCCACTTCACCGACTTCTTCTGCAGCACCCTCAAGGAGGAGCACCAGCGGCTGGATGAGATTCTAATGGACGACCCGCTCTCGCCGTTCGGGACAGACCCGCTGCTGTCAGCCGGGTCGCCCACTGCCGCCTCTAAAGAAAGCAGCCGAAGGAGCAGCTTCAGCTCAGAGGAAACAGACGATCTCTGA